The genomic interval GCCGTTTGCGCGCGGTGATCTTGGCCATCTGGTGACGGCGGAAGGTCGTCGCGGTGTCACTCATGAGCCGTGAGAGGTCGGGGAGCGGATTGGCCGCCTCGGCGGCCCTGGCGAAATGCCAGCCCTGGAACAGCTCCACGCCGATCTCCATGAGCGTCAGCACCTCTGCCTCGTGCTCCACGCCTTCGGCGATGACCAGCGCGCCGATGCGCGCGGCCATCTTGACCAGCGAGGCGGCGATGACCTGCTGGTGGTAGACTTGGTCGATGCCCGCGATCAGGCTCCTGTCCATCTTGATGATGTCGGGCCGAAGCAGCGGGATGCGGTCCAGGTTCGAGTGGCCCGCGCCCACGTCGTCCAAGGCCAGCAGAAAACCCGCCTCGCGCATGCCTTCGGCGAAGCGCAGCAGGGCCTGGGAGTCGTCCACGCGCGATTCGATGACCTCGATGACCACGTTGCCGGGCGCGACGCCGTGCTGGCGCGCGGAGCGCAGCATGTGGCCCGAGCCCACGGTGCGGTCGTTGAGGATCGAGCCGTCGAGATTGACGTGCAGCAAGAGCCCTGGATCGTTTGCGTGCAGGGCGGCGAAGGCCGCGAGCGCGGTTTCGCGGCACAGCCGGTCCAGGGCCAGGCGCGAAGACGATTCGTCGGCCATGGCGAAGAGGGTCGCGGGCGGGATGATGGTCTTGCCGTTCCCGGTGCAGGGCGAGAGTCCCCGCGCCAGGGCCTCGACCCCGAAGACGCGCTGGCGCTTGAGCGAGACGATGGGTTGCAGGTGCGCCGTGAGCAGGCGTCGCGCGAGGATGGCGTCCAGGGAGAGTTCGAAGGTCTGCATGCGCGGGTCCTGGGTGGGGTCGAGGTCGTTTTCGGGCGTTGTCCGGAAAAAAAGGGAGACGCCCGAGGGCGTCTCCCGTGTTCGGCCGCTCGCGCGGCGCTTGATCAGAGGATGCTTTCCTCGCCGGTGCGGATGCGCATGGCCTTGGCCACGTCCTGCACGAGGATGATGCCGTCGCCCTCCTTGCCGGTCAGGGCTCCGTCGCGGATGGCCGTCACGGCGTCGTCGAGCTTGTCTTCATTGAGGCCCACTTCGAGGCGGACCTTCTTGAGCAGGTTCACTTCCATGGTCACGCCGCGATAGGTTTCGGTGAAGCCCTTCTGGCGGCCCGCGCCGAGCACGTTGGTCACGGACATGGAGTAGATGCCCTTGGCGTAGAGCGCCTGCTTGACGCTGTTCAGCTTTTCAGGGCGGAAGTAGGCGATGATGAGTTTCATGGTCGCTCCTTTCGTCGTGTACGGTTACTCGGTGCGGAAAATCTGGAAGCCGGAGTAGGCTTCGGAGCCGTGCTCGGTGATATCCAGCCCCTTGATTTCCTCTTCCTCTGAGACGCGCAGGCCGAAGAGCGCCTTGACCAGCAGCATGACCACGAGGCCCATGCCGAAGGCCCAGACGAAGTAGGCCGCCGCGCCCAGGGCCTGCACGCCCAGGATGTCGAAGCCGCCGCCGTAGAAGAGGCCGCCCGCGCCGTCGTTCAGGCCCGGCACGGTGAACAGGCCGCAGGCCAGGGTGCCCCACACGCCGCACACGCCGTGCACTGAGACCGCGCCCACGGGGTCGTCGACCCGCAAGACCTTGTCGATGAATTCGATGGAGAGCACCACGAGCACGCCCGCGACCAGGCCGATGGCGAGAGAACCCATGGGCGAGACGGTGAAGCAGGGAGCGGTGATGCCCACGAGACCTGCCAGCGCACCGTTCATGGTCATGGACATGTCAGGCTTGCCGAATCGCACCCAGGAAGTGGCCATGGCGCCGAGCACGCCGGCGGCGGCGGCCAGGGAGGTGTTGGCGGCGATCAGGCCGATGGTGTTGTCGGCCGTGGTGGTGGACCCGGCGTTGAAGCCGAACCAGCCGAACCAGAGGATGAACACGCCAAGCGCGCCCAGCGGGATGTTGTGGCCGGGGATGGCGCGGGGCTTGCCGTCGGGACCGTACTTGCCCATGCGCGGGCCGAGCACCAGGGCGCCGGCCAGGGCCACCCAGCCGCCCACGGAGTGGACAACGGAGGAGCCCGCGAAGTCCATGAAGCCGAGATTCTCGAGCCAGCCGGCCGAGGCGTCGCCGTTCAGGCCGCCCCAGGCCCAGTGGCCGGAGATGGGGTAGATGAGGCCGGTGACCAGCACGGAGATGATGATGTAGGAGCTGAACTTGGTGCGCTCGGCCATGCCTCCGGAAACGATGGTCGCGGCGGTGGCCGCGAAGACGCTCTGGAAGAGCCAGAAGGTGATGTTCCAACTCGAATCGTCGAAGTTGCCGTAGTCGAGCGTCAGGCCCGAAAGACCGAATCCGCTCGTGCCGAAGAGGCCGAAGGCGTCGGTACCGAACATCAGGGCGAAGCCCAGGAACAGGAAGGTCACTTGTCCAGCGCCGAAGTCCAGGAAGTTCTTCATGATGATGTTGCCTGCGGACTTGGCACGGGTGAACCCAGCCTCCACGCATGCGAATCCGGCCTGCATGAAGAAGACGAGCAGGGCGGCCACGAGGGTCCACAGGATGTTGGCGTTGGCCTGGGTCAGGAACTCGATGCCGTCTTCGGCGTGCGCCGGGTCGGGCAGCGCCAGGAACGCGCAGGCCAGGGCGGCGGGCAGGGCCCATCTGGCGGCCTTTGCGGGCGAGAAGCGGGAAATCGTCATGGAAAACCTCCTCCAGAAATGTGTTCGGGTATCGGCCGGGGCCGTGGGCACGCTCGGACATTGCAAAAAGCTGTGCCAATTCATAATGAGTTGATTTTGTTTGATAATAGCAAATTGACATCCATCCCTGTTTTCTTTTTTTGTAAATATCAAGAGGCGTGTCTTGAGGTGCTTCACAGCTCCGAAAGCGGTGCTGAACAGGGAGTCGGGGGCGTTCCGGCAATAGCGGAGACGGTCTGTCGACGAGGCGTCCCAGGGGGGCTGTGGCTATGAAATCTCAAGTGATTCGACAGCTTGGGCATGGAAATGGGGAGCCGGTGGTGTGGGCTGCCCCGCATGGCGCGTATGCCCGGCAGGAGGGCGTCGCGCCAGGTAGGTACATTTTTGTTATCCAAAATTTATTTTTACAAAAAAGAATAAAACTGAAAAATACGCGCCACTGAAAGCTGTAAATTTTTTCATTCGCGAAAACAAAGTTTCGAGGATTTCGATACCGGCTCTATTTTATCCGCTTTTTCGCTTGACACCGATTTCGACACGGGGATAAGAGCAACGCCATGAACCGTCCGACCACCGTCCTCTCCTCCTTTTCCGCCGCCTCCTTTTGGCGCTGGTATTGGTATTATGGACAGGCCTGTGGTCAGGTGCGTGGCATAGCCTAGGAATCATACAACCAAAGCAAGCCACCCGAGGGGCCGCAGGCGAAAAGCCGGCGGCCCCTTGTTTTTTTCGGGGGAAAAACCGCCGGGCGTCGGCGCGAAACCCGAGGAAGGCCAAGGAGAAGGATCATGGACCAGGGCAGTATCCAGATCGGTAAGAGCATCCGCCTCGAACGCATCTTCAACCGCCAGACCCGCCGCGCCATCGTGGTCCCGCTCGACCACGGCGTCTCCGTGGGGCCCATCTACGGCCTTGTGGACCTGCGCGAGACCGTGAACCACATCGCTTCCGGCGGGGCCAACGCCGTGCTCATGCAAAAGGGGCTGATCCGCTGCGGGCACCGCGGCGGCGGCAAGGACATCGGCCTCATCTGCCACCTCTCCGCATCCACCGCGCTCTCTCCATTCCCCAACGCCAAATGCATCGTGGCCACGGTGGAGGACGCCATCTGCCTGGGCGCGGACGCGGTCTCGCTGCACATCAACCTGGGCGACGAGACCGAGCGCGACATGCTGCGCGACCTGGGCCGCGTGACCTCCGACGCCGCGCGTTACGGCATCCCGGTCCTGGCCATGATGTACGCGCGCGGACCCAAGATCGACAATCCCTACGACCCCGACGTGGTGGCCCATTGCGCG from Alkalidesulfovibrio alkalitolerans DSM 16529 carries:
- a CDS encoding EAL domain-containing protein produces the protein MQTFELSLDAILARRLLTAHLQPIVSLKRQRVFGVEALARGLSPCTGNGKTIIPPATLFAMADESSSRLALDRLCRETALAAFAALHANDPGLLLHVNLDGSILNDRTVGSGHMLRSARQHGVAPGNVVIEVIESRVDDSQALLRFAEGMREAGFLLALDDVGAGHSNLDRIPLLRPDIIKMDRSLIAGIDQVYHQQVIAASLVKMAARIGALVIAEGVEHEAEVLTLMEIGVELFQGWHFARAAEAANPLPDLSRLMSDTATTFRRHQMAKITARKRLHAMYAGLSSEIAERLGARPPEEFDELLCEALALHPALECLYVLDESGRQSSETVCREPAPRQGRLLYQPARKGADHSLKDYYLPLAAGLSRYTSEPYISLASGSLCQTIAARFEDRDGALRILCMDVVSQT
- a CDS encoding P-II family nitrogen regulator, which encodes MKLIIAYFRPEKLNSVKQALYAKGIYSMSVTNVLGAGRQKGFTETYRGVTMEVNLLKKVRLEVGLNEDKLDDAVTAIRDGALTGKEGDGIILVQDVAKAMRIRTGEESIL
- a CDS encoding 2-amino-3,7-dideoxy-D-threo-hept-6-ulosonate synthase; translated protein: MDQGSIQIGKSIRLERIFNRQTRRAIVVPLDHGVSVGPIYGLVDLRETVNHIASGGANAVLMQKGLIRCGHRGGGKDIGLICHLSASTALSPFPNAKCIVATVEDAICLGADAVSLHINLGDETERDMLRDLGRVTSDAARYGIPVLAMMYARGPKIDNPYDPDVVAHCARTGVELGADVIKVPYTGDIESFARVVEACCVPVLIAGGEKLENTRDLVQMVHDSVLAGGRGLSIGRNIFQADDPRAVVRALRGVVHEDWEVAQAMEFLETGKEA
- a CDS encoding ammonium transporter, which codes for MTISRFSPAKAARWALPAALACAFLALPDPAHAEDGIEFLTQANANILWTLVAALLVFFMQAGFACVEAGFTRAKSAGNIIMKNFLDFGAGQVTFLFLGFALMFGTDAFGLFGTSGFGLSGLTLDYGNFDDSSWNITFWLFQSVFAATAATIVSGGMAERTKFSSYIIISVLVTGLIYPISGHWAWGGLNGDASAGWLENLGFMDFAGSSVVHSVGGWVALAGALVLGPRMGKYGPDGKPRAIPGHNIPLGALGVFILWFGWFGFNAGSTTTADNTIGLIAANTSLAAAAGVLGAMATSWVRFGKPDMSMTMNGALAGLVGITAPCFTVSPMGSLAIGLVAGVLVVLSIEFIDKVLRVDDPVGAVSVHGVCGVWGTLACGLFTVPGLNDGAGGLFYGGGFDILGVQALGAAAYFVWAFGMGLVVMLLVKALFGLRVSEEEEIKGLDITEHGSEAYSGFQIFRTE